From Drosophila busckii strain San Diego stock center, stock number 13000-0081.31 unplaced genomic scaffold, ASM1175060v1 chrUn_07, whole genome shotgun sequence, one genomic window encodes:
- the LOC108597895 gene encoding LOW QUALITY PROTEIN: 40S ribosomal protein S11-like (The sequence of the model RefSeq protein was modified relative to this genomic sequence to represent the inferred CDS: inserted 2 bases in 1 codon) gives MADQNERAFQKQFGVNLNRKVKPGITKKKVLRRYRDVGLGFKTPRDDIDGTYIDRKCPWTGDVRIRGRILTGVVRKTKMQRTIVIRRDYLHFVRKYSRFEKRHRNMSVHCSPAFRDVEHGDIVTIGEXPLSKTVRFNVLKDVVRTSAIFDVEGLASLPASAPALLSISLYRDLSDAGICSSI, from the exons ATGGCTGATCAGAACGAACGCGCTTTCCAAAAGCAGTTTGGTGTTAACCTAAACCGTAAGGTGAAGCCCGGCATCACCAAGAAGAAGGTGTTGCGTCGTTACCGTGACGTCGGTCTGGGCTTCAAGACTCCCCGTGATGACATCGATGGCACCTACATTGACAGGAAGTGCCCCTGGACCGGAGATGTCAGAATCCGTGGCCGCATCCTGACCGGTGTGGTTCGCAAGACTAAGATGCAGCGTACCATTGTCATTCGTCGTGATTACCTGCACTTTGTGCGTAAATACAGCCGTTTCGAGAAACGTCATCGCAACATGAGCGTTCACTGCTCGCCCGCCTTCAGAGATGTTGAGCACGGCGATATCGTCACAATCGGCGA TCCCCTCTCAAAGACCGTGCGTTTCAATGTATTGAAA GATGTGGTTCGCACTTCCGCCATCTTCGATGTAGAAGGACTAGCCTCTTTGCCAGCCTCTGCTCCTGCTTTACTCTCCATATCACTGTACAGAGACCTAAGCGATGCTGGGATTTGTTCCTCAATATAG